The Phycisphaeraceae bacterium genome segment GCGGAAGTAGCGGTTGAACATCACCATGCGCGAGACCCAGAGGGTGATGATCTCGCGGGCGGTGCAGAGGACGCTGGAGGGGTTGTACGCGCTGAGCAGCGGCGTCTCCTCCGGCCAGCCCATGGTGGAGAGCGGCCAGAGGGCGGAGGAGAACCAGGTGTCGAGGACGTCGGGGTCTTGCTCTGCACCGATCACGATGGAGGAATCCAGTCCGCTCGCTAGGCTGGACGCGTCCTCCCCGTAATTGTCACGGAGTAGTGCAAGCGACTTCTGATCGTGATTGGATACTGAATACTTGATTATAAAACTAAGGAGGTCGCTAGCCTCGGTAGAAAGGGCTGCCACGAACATCTGCTCTGGTGGATCACCCTCAATAGTCTGAAGTCCGCAAACGGACGCTTCGCTGCGAGTGCAGAAATGACCAGCCAAGCCGACGGTTGCAGCAATCTGATCAAGCGTCCCTGCCCATGCCGAAGCCCGCTGGGTCAATTCGGTCACGTGAGATGCCGGATCCAAAGGGGATTCGAATCCGGCGGTACTCAGCCTAATGCGCCACACCGGAATCCTGTGCCCCCACCACAACTGCCGCGAGATGCACCAATCCCGGATGTTGTCGTGCCAGTTCTCGTATGTCTTGGCATACCGAGCCGGGTAGAACCGCATCGCCTCATCGCCGTCCGCACCAGGGCCGGCCTCTGCGGTGGGCCGGCTCTCCGGCCCACCGGGGGCACCCCTGCCGGGGTGAGCCGTCCGCTGCTCGCTCACCAGCGCCGCATTCGCGGCCTGCGCCATGCGCGGGTGCGTCACCCGCACGTACCACTGGTCGCTCAGGTACGGCTCGACGATCGCCTTGCTCCGGTCCGAGTGCTTCACGCTGTGCGCGTGCGGCCTGGTGCCCTCCAGCAGCCCCCGATCCGAGAACGCGTGCACCACATCCTTCCGCGCCTGCTCGCGAGTCTTCCCCACGAAGATGTGCGCATCGCCCACATCCGACCATCCGTGCTTGTCGCTGATCGACCCATCGGGCGCCATCACGTTGATCATCACCGCGATTCCCGCGGCTTCGATCTCCGCCTTGTGCCGCTGCCCCAGTTCGTAGTCGTTGGGATCGTGCGCCGGCGTCACCTTCAGGAAGCCCGTCGCCATCTTCGCCTTCGGGTCGTTCCGCTCCTCATCCGTCCGCGCCATCGACTCGGGGAGCACCACGTAATCATCTTCGATGATCGGGATGATCCGCCCCACCAGCGGCAGCTCCACGAACAGCCCGCGCAGCGATTTCGCCCGCGGATCGTGCGGGTTCACGCCCACCGCGGTGTCCCCCAGGTACGTCTCCGGCCGCGTCGTCGCGACCGTCACCCACGCCTGCTCCTCCCCCGGGTGCTCGTCCGCGCCCGGATACCCCCGGCGTGCCAGCTCATTCCAAGTCACCGGCTGCGGGTCTTCCTTCTCATTCCTCACCGCGCTCGCGTGCACGAGCGGGTATCGCAGGTAGTAGAACGCCCCCTGCACCTCCTCCTCGTAGCACTCGTCGTCCGCCACGGCCGTCTGCAGCACCGGGTCCCAGTTCACCAGCCGCTTGCCGCGGTAGATGAGCCCGTCCTTGAAGAGCCGGAAGAACGCCTCCCGCACCGCCCGGGCGCACTGCTCATCCATCGTGAACCGCTGCCGGTCCCAGTCGCACGAGCACCCCATCGCCTTGAGTTGCCCGGTGATGACCGCCTCGTACTCGTCCTTGAACGCCTGGATCTTCGCGACGAACTCATCGCGGGAGAACTCCGTCCGCCGCTTTCCCTCCTCCTTGAACACCCGCCGCTCAACCACCGCCTGCGTCGCGATGCCCGCGTGGTCCGTCCCCGGCATCCACAGCGTCTCGAACCCCATCATCCGGTGCGCCCGCACCAGGATGTCCTGGATCGTGTTGTTCAGCGCGTGCCCGAGGTGCAGCGCCGCCGTCACGTTCGGCGGCGGGATGATGATGCTGTACGGCTTCGCCGTGCCCCCCGCCACGCGCTGCGGATCCGCATGGAACGCGCCCGACCCTTCCCACAACTCGCGGATTCGCGGCTCGGTCTCCGCCGGCCGGTACTGCTTCGGCAGCCCGGCCCCCGCCTCGTTCCCGCTCACCGGGCCGCCGTTGTCAACGGACGCCGCCGCGGCGGGCCGGGATTGGCGCCCCACGTGCGGTGGGGGCGCTGGATGGTGGGTGGGGGGAGGGGTGGGTGGTGGTGGGGGTGAAGAGGGCATCGGTGGCTTCACATCTCGCGGGTTTGGCAGTGCGAAAGCCGCACCTCGCCCGCCGGGGCACAGGGGGGATTTGGCGGGCGGGAGTGCGCTGCGTCTCTCCGCCCGGCCGATACAGTTCGTTCGCTGACCGGAAGGACCCGGCCAGATCCGAAGTGTAGGGACTCTCGCCCGCGCGACCCCCGCGGCAAGACACGGCCCAAGGCCCTCCCTGCACCCCGATCC includes the following:
- a CDS encoding valine--tRNA ligase, with protein sequence MSGNEAGAGLPKQYRPAETEPRIRELWEGSGAFHADPQRVAGGTAKPYSIIIPPPNVTAALHLGHALNNTIQDILVRAHRMMGFETLWMPGTDHAGIATQAVVERRVFKEEGKRRTEFSRDEFVAKIQAFKDEYEAVITGQLKAMGCSCDWDRQRFTMDEQCARAVREAFFRLFKDGLIYRGKRLVNWDPVLQTAVADDECYEEEVQGAFYYLRYPLVHASAVRNEKEDPQPVTWNELARRGYPGADEHPGEEQAWVTVATTRPETYLGDTAVGVNPHDPRAKSLRGLFVELPLVGRIIPIIEDDYVVLPESMARTDEERNDPKAKMATGFLKVTPAHDPNDYELGQRHKAEIEAAGIAVMINVMAPDGSISDKHGWSDVGDAHIFVGKTREQARKDVVHAFSDRGLLEGTRPHAHSVKHSDRSKAIVEPYLSDQWYVRVTHPRMAQAANAALVSEQRTAHPGRGAPGGPESRPTAEAGPGADGDEAMRFYPARYAKTYENWHDNIRDWCISRQLWWGHRIPVWRIRLSTAGFESPLDPASHVTELTQRASAWAGTLDQIAATVGLAGHFCTRSEASVCGLQTIEGDPPEQMFVAALSTEASDLLSFIIKYSVSNHDQKSLALLRDNYGEDASSLASGLDSSIVIGAEQDPDVLDTWFSSALWPLSTMGWPEETPLLSAYNPSSVLCTAREIITLWVSRMVMFNRYFRGGAVPFNDVFIHAMIQDGDGRKMSKSLGNGVDPLDIIESHGADAMRFTLCHMTTQTQDVRMPVSKDPATGKNTSPKFDLGRNFANKLWNAARFAMGMLGSGGAAAADHSAGVAPASLSLADRWILSRLATATRDIESALRNYQFSDYAQSVYDLLWRDFCDWYLEAIKPTIAADAGQRAALRATLDSIIRLLHPVMPFITEAIHERLREVPRSPVAGVTLESADLLCSSSWPVVDASLIDDKAVQRFERVRALVEEINKIRAQHKVHEKRKISLHPPQALLAELAADIDLVRTLGKVDLVTAETPAGPAVAFRFEAFEIQASSLAEAVDASAEKERLERIIADSTKKIATFDGRLNNPGYLAKAPPKLVDETKAQRAAAVEELEAARAALGRLG